One Triticum dicoccoides isolate Atlit2015 ecotype Zavitan chromosome 5B, WEW_v2.0, whole genome shotgun sequence genomic window carries:
- the LOC119310926 gene encoding probable sarcosine oxidase codes for MAAPPAERSFDVIVVGAGIIGSCAAHAAASRGASVLLLERFDLLHQRGSSHGESRTTRPTYTRPQYPPMVRLAHRLWHDAERDAGYTVLTPTPHLDLGPRDAPAFVAAIANGGATELAPAGDASRPAWAGAFRVPEGWAAATSGPAGVLKATKAMAMFQTLAAKMGAVVRDRTEVVDVARQGEGNTIVVKTASGEEFHGGKCIITVGAWASKLVKSVTGADLPVQPVHTLVCYWRVKPGHEEELTTEAGFPTFATYGEPGFYGTPSMEYPGLIKVCRNGGPPCDPDGRDWATGTGAGGIAEIVARWIDEFMPGVVDTAGGPVLRQPCMCCMTPDEDFVIDFLGGEEFGKDVVIGAGFSGHGFKMGPAVGKILAELALDGESGTAAEAGLELEHYLIGRFEGNPMGNATSH; via the exons ATGGCTGCGCCGCCGGCCGAGCGCTCGTTCGACGTCATCGTGGTGGGCGCGGGCATCATTGGCAGCTGTGCGGCGCACGCGGCGGCGTCCCGGGGCGCGAGCGTGCTCCTGCTCGAGCGCTTCGACCTGCTGCACCAGCGCGGCTCGTCGCACGGCGAGTCCCGCACCACCCGCCCCACCTACACGCGGCCGCAGTACCCTCCCATGGTCCGGCTCGCGCACCGCCTCTGGCACGACGCCGAGCGCGACGCCGGGTACACCGTGCTCACGCCCACCCCGCACCTCGACCTGGGGCCCCGGGACGCGCCGGCCTTCGTCGCCGCCATCGCCAACGGCGGCGCCACCGAGCTCGCCCCGGCGGGGGACGCATCGCGGCCGGCGTGGGCGGGGGCGTTCAGGGTGCCCGAGGGGTGGGCCGCGGCGACCAGCGGGCCGGCCGGTGTGCTAAAGGCGACCAAGGCGATGGCCATGTTCCAAACGCTCGCCGCCAAGATGGGCGCCGTCGTGAGGGACAGAACCGAGGTCGTCGACGTTGCCAGGCAAG GAGAAGGAAATACGATCGTGGTGAAGACAGCAAGCGGCGAGGAGTTCCACGGCGGCAAGTGCATCATCACGGTGGGCGCGTGGGCGAGCAAGCTGGTGAAGTCCGTCACCGGCGCCGACCTGCCCGTGCAGCCGGTGCACACCCTGGTCTGCTACTGGAGGGTCAAGCCCGGGCACGAGGAGGAGCTGACGACGGAGGCCGGCTTCCCGACGTTCGCGACGTACGGCGAGCCCGGCTTCTACGGCACGCCGTCGATGGAATACCCGGGCCTGATCAAGGTCTGCCGGAACGGCGGGCCGCCGTGCGACCCGGACGGCCGGGACTGGGCCACCGGCACCGGCGCGGGCGGGATCGCGGAGATCGTGGCGCGGTGGATCGACGAGTTTATGCCGGGCGTCGTGGACACAGCCGGCGGGCCGGTGCTCCGGCAGCCGTGCATGTGCTGCATGACGCCCGACGAGGACTTCGTGATCGACTTCCTGGGCGGGGAGGAATTCGGGAAGGACGTGGTGATTGGCGCCGGGTTCTCCGGCCACGGGTTCAAGATGGGCCCGGCCGTCGGGAAGATCCTCGCCGAGCTGGCGTTGGACGGCGAGTCGGGCACAGCGGCGGAGGCCGGCTTGGAGCTCGAGCACTACCTGATCGGACGGTTCGAGGGCAACCCCATGGGGAACGCCACGAGTCACTGA